A region of the Mus caroli chromosome 7, CAROLI_EIJ_v1.1, whole genome shotgun sequence genome:
AGTTTTGACTTCCCCTGTTGCCCCTGCATTTCCGCTGTTTGATTGATGAGGGGCCCCAAGGGTTTTTGTAAAATACCAAATATAAAGGCGGCCCCTAGTTGGAATTTACAGATTGGCCCCAACTGAAAAGGTTACCATAGGCTCCTAGGGGCCTAATTTTAAAGAGCCATGGACCTACTATATCCTCTTAAAAGCTAAAACTGGCCCCGGCGGGAACAGACCTGTCTTCGATAGGGGCATTCATTTTTCCAGTGCCCCAATCTCTTGCAGTAAGCACACTGGTCTCTTCTAAGCCTCTGTGGTCTCTGGCCACGACTGAAGGAGTCACAGAAAATCCCTGACTCGGTCAGACACTTAATCACTGTTTTTGCTATCAGCACTTCATCGCTCTCTCTATTGTCAAACACTCTCTGGGCTATTTTCAATAATTCTGACCTAGTCATGTATTCAAATCCATACTGGTTTTGGATTGCATTACGTATGTCTGAGGCTGAATTGTCAACGAACATTTGGTTAATCTCCCTGAAGTTTATTGGGTCATCTggatctatgtgtgtgtgtttgcggtACACCTTCAGGAGGCGCTCAAGAAACTCGAAAGGCGATTCCTTTGGATGTTGTATAGTACACAGCACCCTGAGGAAGTTAGTGGACTTCCAGGCTGCCTGTCTCATTCCCTCTAACAAAGCCTTGTGGTAATATCTGAGTTCCCTCCTATCTTTCTCTGTCCTAGAGTCAGGTCTCCATGTAGGTAGGACACAGTCAACCTCATCTGCCCTCCATCTGCCAGTCTGTGTGCCCATTCTGAAAAATGCTTTCTCCGCCTCAGTCAGAATCCGGCTCCTCTCTTCAGAGGTGAAGAAGATGGCTAAGATATTCTCACAATCATCTAGAGAAGGAAAGTGGATGGAGAAGATAGACTCCATTAGAGAGATCAGGGAACTTGGGTTTTTGCTGAAAGAAGGGTACTGCATCTTCCATTTAAGGAGAGCAGTGGTCGTTAAAGGTACATAGGCTATACAGCTCCTGCTGGTGCTCAAAGGAGGGCTCTGGGGGTTCCAGTTAGAAAGATCAGCAGCAGGAGACCTGG
Encoded here:
- the LOC115031565 gene encoding cell wall protein RBR3-like; amino-acid sequence: MGNKTSKPYIQNSPLLHSCQCPSQSKPRPQPSSKSKPPPQPEPSPQPSPSPQSKPPPQSSSKSKPRPQPSSKSKPRPQPSSKSKPPPQPSSKSKPPPQPSSKSKPPPQPSSKSKPPPQPSSKSKPPPQPSSKSKPSPQPSPSPQPQPLPHQLDHSPSFPLPTSNWDLLPYASDSLQTAGSSSLTRSPAADLSNWNPQSPPLSTSRSCIAYVPLTTTALLKWKMQYPSFSKNPSSLISLMESIFSIHFPSLDDCENILAIFFTSEERSRILTEAEKAFFRMGTQTGRWRADEVDCVLPTWRPDSRTEKDRRELRYYHKALLEGMRQAAWKSTNFLRVLCTIQHPKESPFEFLERLLKVYRKHTHIDPDDPINFREINQMFVDNSASDIRNAIQNQYGFEYMTRSELLKIAQRVFDNRESDEVLIAKTVIKCLTESGIFCDSFSRGQRPQRLRRDQCAYCKRLGHWKNECPYRRQVCSRRGQF